The DNA segment CCGGCCGGCGAAGCGGTTTCGATTCTTGCGTCGTCTCGTTCAAGACGTTCAGTTCTTCCACCTGTCCCACCTCCATAGCACGACTTGGCACTTTCGTGCCAAAGCGTGACTTGTGCCCAAGTGATGGCAAAAGCGCGCGGCCGGCGGCTGTGATCGTCTAGTAAAGACTCACCTTGCTCCCGTCGAACGACTCCAACCGCTGCTTGACTGCAGTCAGGAACTTGCCGCAGACCAACCCGTCCAGCACGCGGTGATCGAGCGACAGGCACAGGTTGACCATCGAGCGGATGGCAATCGCGTCGTTTTCCAGCACAACCGGACGCTTGACAATCGATTCCATCGAGAGAATCGCGGCTTGCGGCGAGTTGATGATCGGCTGCGACAGGATCGAGCCGAATGCTCCCGTATTGTTGACGGTAAACGTTCCGCCCGAAATATCATCCGGTGCCAGTTTCCCCGCCCGCGCCTTGGCAGCCAGCTCATGAATCGCATGGGCAAGCCCGAGGATCGACATGCGGTCGGCATCCTTGATGACCGGTACAAACAGAGCATCGTCGGTCGCCACCGCAATCGAGATATTGATCCGTTTCTTTATAATAATCTTATCTCCCGCCCATGTCGAGTTCAACACCGGGAATTCCTTCAACGACTCGACGACCGCTTTGATGAAAAACGGCAGGAAGGTGAGCGAAATTCCTTCTTTTCGCTTGAACTCGTCTTTCACTGATTCACGGAATTTGACCAGGCTGGTGACATCCGCTTCCACCATCGTCCAGGCATGCGGAGCCGTATGCTTGCTTTCCACCATCCGCTTGGCGATGGTGGCCCGGATCGGGGTAACAGGAATCACCGTATCCCCCTCTTCCGCTAACCGCTCTGCCGGTTTCGCCGCCGGGGCTGCAACTGTTGCGCCATTAGCCGGCCGCTCGTCCCCGGTCTCCACAGTCGTTTTTGGTGCGGCAACCTGAACCGGAACAGATCCTGTCGCCGGTTTTGTCGGAACAGCGACCGAGGACAGGTCTTCTTCCGTTTTGATCAGCCGTTGCGCCGCTCCTCCCTGTTCAATGAAAGCAAGAACGTCTTTGCGGGTGATCCGCCCGCCTGCTCCCGTCCCCTTGATCTGTGAGGGATCCAGGTTATGCTCCTGCAGCAAACGCATCACAGCCGGCGA comes from the Effusibacillus pohliae DSM 22757 genome and includes:
- a CDS encoding dihydrolipoamide acetyltransferase family protein encodes the protein MAEIKMPQLGESVTEGTIAKWLKQPGDRINKYDPLCEVITDKVNAEVPSDFAGVLTKILVHEGETVPVGTVIAVVEEVGAEVPAEEAKAAPAAAAVGAAAEGVAAEPAAVADRGNAATVFAAADGEARARFSPAVMRLLQEHNLDPSQIKGTGAGGRITRKDVLAFIEQGGAAQRLIKTEEDLSSVAVPTKPATGSVPVQVAAPKTTVETGDERPANGATVAAPAAKPAERLAEEGDTVIPVTPIRATIAKRMVESKHTAPHAWTMVEADVTSLVKFRESVKDEFKRKEGISLTFLPFFIKAVVESLKEFPVLNSTWAGDKIIIKKRINISIAVATDDALFVPVIKDADRMSILGLAHAIHELAAKARAGKLAPDDISGGTFTVNNTGAFGSILSQPIINSPQAAILSMESIVKRPVVLENDAIAIRSMVNLCLSLDHRVLDGLVCGKFLTAVKQRLESFDGSKVSLY